The Acetomicrobium flavidum genome window below encodes:
- a CDS encoding DUF6513 domain-containing protein, translated as MSKTLFVTGKLAREALQNILKKMELSFSYEVAVLPISVAALMNVTWVASKLKDARGADTVILPGLCQGDEELLSKALGVKVIKGPKDLKDLPGFFGLAAHQTRVGPNVQILAEIVDAHRLSLEEIAEKAAGYKAKGASIIDLGGPVRGAIPNVSEIVTMLKGLGYRVSLDTFDEETALKADKAGIDLYLSVNGSNMDLADKMSCPVVVIPDFEDKSIDSLVRNATRLKEMGKRYIADPVLDPLPFGLSRSIYRFVEYRSRFPEDEMLMGTGNLTELTEADSTGINALLLGICSELNVNYVLTTEVVSWARGAVREAYIASALNESAKQSGMLPKGFGFGLVTVRDMPFESYSEEEIANIHRHVTDKNFRIFVIGDCIYIFNNSVFLRGKDAGELFGELNVTDPGHAFYLGRELERASLAAKLGKKYVQERPLNWGYLSSDDI; from the coding sequence ATGTCTAAGACCTTGTTTGTGACGGGCAAGCTCGCCCGCGAGGCCTTGCAAAATATTTTAAAGAAGATGGAGCTTTCCTTTTCCTATGAGGTTGCAGTCCTGCCCATCTCCGTGGCGGCGCTCATGAACGTAACGTGGGTGGCATCGAAGCTGAAGGACGCAAGGGGAGCAGACACGGTGATCCTGCCCGGCTTATGCCAGGGAGACGAAGAGCTTCTATCCAAGGCTTTAGGCGTCAAGGTAATAAAGGGGCCCAAGGACCTAAAGGACCTGCCGGGATTTTTCGGCCTTGCAGCACACCAGACCAGGGTCGGCCCAAACGTTCAGATACTGGCGGAGATCGTAGACGCACACAGGTTGAGCTTGGAGGAGATCGCAGAGAAGGCTGCAGGCTACAAGGCAAAGGGGGCCTCGATCATCGACCTGGGTGGCCCCGTCAGGGGCGCGATCCCAAATGTCAGCGAGATCGTGACGATGCTAAAGGGCCTTGGATACAGGGTGAGCCTCGATACCTTTGACGAGGAAACGGCCTTGAAGGCCGACAAAGCGGGCATCGACCTTTACTTGAGCGTCAACGGCTCAAACATGGACCTTGCGGACAAGATGTCATGTCCCGTCGTCGTAATACCCGACTTTGAGGACAAAAGCATCGATTCGCTGGTAAGAAACGCGACAAGGCTAAAGGAGATGGGGAAGCGCTACATCGCAGATCCTGTCCTTGACCCGCTGCCCTTTGGCCTTTCAAGGTCCATATACCGCTTCGTTGAGTACAGGAGTCGTTTTCCGGAAGACGAGATGCTAATGGGCACAGGAAACTTGACCGAGCTCACCGAGGCCGACTCAACGGGCATAAACGCCCTGCTTTTGGGGATATGCAGCGAGCTAAACGTCAATTACGTGCTCACGACGGAAGTGGTAAGCTGGGCGCGGGGGGCGGTTCGCGAAGCTTACATAGCAAGCGCGCTGAACGAAAGCGCCAAGCAGTCGGGAATGTTACCCAAGGGCTTCGGGTTTGGCTTGGTTACGGTAAGGGACATGCCCTTTGAAAGCTACAGCGAAGAGGAGATAGCAAACATACACAGACATGTGACGGACAAAAACTTTAGGATCTTCGTGATAGGCGACTGCATATACATATTTAACAATTCGGTATTTTTAAGGGGCAAAGATGCAGGCGAGCTTTTCGGTGAGCTGAACGTCACGGATCCCGGGCATGCCTTCTACCTGGGCCGCGAGCTCGAAAGGGCTTCGCTGGCCGCCAAGCTGGGGAAAAAATACGTGCAGGAGCGCCCCTTGAACTGGGGCTATCTGTCGAGCGATGATATATGA
- a CDS encoding beta-ribofuranosylaminobenzene 5'-phosphate synthase family protein — protein sequence MKVVHVEVGARLHFGFLDLNGSLGRMFGGIGMGIDEPKVSLDVCRSDTLQAKGPDFERALEYAQRFLDHFDIKDRAFINIASAVPSHVGLGSGTRMALAVGKALAVLFGIDLSIKELAVVMGRSRRSSVGAVTFERGGFVLDGGHKKGPKGNFPPLLFHALLPTEWTFVVAVPMSLKGASGPEEEQKFKALSIHEELSSKVCRLTLMKLLPSIVERDVAAFGEAITEIQDLVGSCFSSLQGGKFHSALSQRIACLMKGEGALGIGQSSWGPAVYGITADPEKAQAVCGRLKDGFGEETLIFTASCAQDGANVCVRED from the coding sequence ATGAAGGTCGTTCACGTTGAGGTCGGCGCCAGGCTGCACTTCGGCTTTCTTGACTTAAACGGAAGCCTTGGAAGGATGTTTGGCGGGATCGGTATGGGTATAGACGAACCCAAGGTTTCCCTTGACGTCTGCAGGAGCGACACCCTGCAGGCTAAAGGGCCAGACTTTGAGAGGGCGCTTGAGTATGCTCAAAGGTTTTTGGACCACTTCGACATCAAGGATAGAGCTTTCATAAATATCGCCTCTGCCGTGCCTTCACACGTGGGGCTCGGCTCGGGCACCCGCATGGCATTGGCCGTGGGCAAGGCCTTGGCCGTCCTTTTTGGCATTGACCTGTCGATAAAGGAGCTTGCCGTTGTCATGGGCAGAAGCAGGCGGTCAAGCGTCGGTGCGGTGACCTTTGAAAGAGGCGGCTTCGTCCTGGACGGGGGTCACAAAAAGGGACCGAAAGGCAACTTTCCGCCCTTGCTCTTTCACGCCCTGCTTCCGACGGAGTGGACCTTCGTTGTTGCCGTACCGATGTCGCTTAAAGGGGCAAGCGGACCGGAGGAAGAGCAAAAGTTTAAGGCCCTAAGCATACACGAGGAGCTTTCGTCAAAGGTGTGCAGGTTGACCTTGATGAAGTTGCTGCCCTCCATCGTCGAGCGGGATGTAGCAGCCTTTGGAGAGGCCATAACGGAGATTCAGGATTTGGTGGGAAGCTGTTTTTCTTCCCTTCAGGGAGGCAAGTTTCACTCGGCCCTGTCTCAAAGGATCGCCTGCCTGATGAAGGGCGAAGGCGCCTTAGGCATAGGACAAAGCTCGTGGGGGCCTGCCGTCTACGGCATCACGGCCGACCCGGAGAAAGCGCAAGCCGTCTGCGGCAGGTTAAAGGACGGATTTGGCGAAGAAACGCTGATCTTTACGGCATCCTGTGCCCAGGACGGGGCAAACGTCTGCGTTAGAGAGGACTGA
- the fhcD gene encoding formylmethanofuran--tetrahydromethanopterin N-formyltransferase, with translation MIYNGVEIEDTYAEAFSMWGSRIVVTADTREWVMTAAASATGFATSVIGCGCEAGVESELDESQTPDGRPGASILIFGVSRSGLESQLISRVGQSIMTCPTTACYNGLDDGEQVDVGGKLKFFGDSYQTSKMLGNRRFWRIPVMDGEFLVEQKFCIKKGVGGGNLLIISKDVKSGLEAAQRAVGAMKKVPGAIMPFPGGVVRSGSKVGSTYRFLSASTNTPYCPTLKRLVKTSLPEEANAVYEIVIDGLDERSVRDAMGRGLLAACSCDILSVTAGNYGGNLGQYKFHLLEILKNM, from the coding sequence TTGATCTATAACGGCGTTGAAATAGAAGACACTTACGCTGAGGCCTTTTCCATGTGGGGAAGCCGAATCGTCGTCACGGCGGATACACGGGAGTGGGTCATGACTGCAGCCGCCTCCGCCACGGGGTTTGCCACTTCCGTGATAGGCTGCGGATGCGAGGCCGGCGTAGAATCCGAGCTCGACGAGTCTCAAACCCCCGACGGCAGGCCAGGGGCAAGCATCCTCATCTTCGGCGTTTCAAGGTCCGGCCTGGAATCTCAGCTCATCTCAAGGGTTGGGCAATCCATAATGACGTGTCCTACCACGGCCTGCTATAACGGCTTAGATGACGGAGAGCAGGTAGACGTGGGCGGAAAGCTTAAGTTCTTCGGGGATTCATATCAGACAAGCAAGATGCTCGGCAATAGGCGATTTTGGAGGATACCCGTCATGGACGGGGAATTTCTGGTGGAGCAGAAGTTTTGCATAAAAAAGGGCGTCGGCGGGGGAAACTTGCTGATCATTTCAAAGGACGTCAAAAGCGGCCTCGAGGCTGCCCAAAGGGCGGTAGGCGCAATGAAAAAGGTCCCTGGCGCCATAATGCCATTTCCCGGCGGGGTCGTTCGAAGCGGAAGCAAGGTCGGCTCAACCTACCGCTTTCTCAGCGCCTCTACCAACACCCCCTATTGTCCCACGCTGAAAAGGCTAGTTAAGACGTCGCTACCCGAGGAGGCCAACGCAGTGTACGAGATAGTCATAGACGGCTTAGACGAGCGCTCCGTCAGGGACGCCATGGGACGCGGGCTTTTGGCTGCTTGTTCCTGCGATATTTTGTCGGTGACGGCGGGAAACTACGGCGGAAACCTGGGACAGTACAAGTTTCACCTGCTTGAAATTTTAAAGAACATGTGA
- the mptA gene encoding GTP cyclohydrolase MptA — MSNEDHIAYILLGANLGDRQSNILQALQYIQARANIEKVSSFYETKPLDDSDQPEYLNMACRIRTTDGPRELLEFLKWVERRMGRTSLEKNAPRPIDIDLLMYDDMIADESDLRLPHPGMLERAFTLIPLAEIAPDYIHPTAKKALGELAGQLDSSSVKKVERSLKFKLESDIQGGRPSINVSLSRVGITDLKRVIRLGVKGKAALFYATLDFFAYLDPFKAGVHMSRFTDVLEGMIEEISLEPSPDIESLAERLALQVVRSQRAKKAEVWIKARYPMERVTPISAKKTEELYTFVGIASTDGQRSRRIIGVEAEGMTACPCAQDMMSSHARMLLQEAGYDPDEAAKIVSLIPMPTHNQRARGTLLVGSDMSVRAEHLVHIIEASMSSETYELLKRPDEFFVVNKAHQNARFAEDVVRQMLFNLVEVYPDLPNESFVLAREESLESIHRHNAFAERSGLLGDIRAEIRGQAESHRPNITMEEWLSL; from the coding sequence TACATCCAGGCCAGGGCAAATATCGAAAAGGTCTCTTCGTTTTATGAAACGAAGCCCTTGGACGACTCAGACCAGCCCGAGTATCTCAACATGGCCTGCCGGATACGGACGACCGACGGCCCAAGGGAGCTGCTTGAGTTCCTGAAATGGGTCGAAAGGCGAATGGGCCGCACCTCCCTAGAAAAAAACGCCCCGAGGCCCATTGACATAGATTTGCTAATGTACGACGACATGATCGCGGATGAAAGCGATTTGCGCCTTCCCCATCCCGGGATGCTTGAGAGGGCCTTTACGCTCATTCCGCTGGCCGAGATAGCTCCAGACTACATACATCCGACCGCAAAAAAGGCCCTTGGCGAGCTGGCGGGACAGCTTGATTCCTCCTCGGTAAAAAAGGTCGAAAGGAGCCTGAAATTTAAGCTTGAAAGCGACATCCAGGGAGGGCGTCCATCCATAAACGTGAGCCTGTCTCGGGTAGGCATCACCGACTTAAAGCGCGTGATAAGGCTAGGGGTCAAGGGAAAGGCTGCGCTTTTTTACGCTACGCTTGATTTCTTTGCCTACCTTGATCCCTTCAAGGCGGGCGTTCACATGTCAAGGTTCACTGACGTGCTCGAGGGCATGATAGAAGAAATCTCGCTCGAGCCTTCCCCCGACATAGAAAGCCTTGCCGAAAGGCTGGCCCTGCAGGTCGTGCGATCCCAGAGGGCAAAGAAGGCCGAGGTGTGGATAAAGGCGCGCTACCCCATGGAAAGGGTCACCCCCATATCGGCGAAAAAGACAGAGGAGCTCTATACCTTCGTGGGAATCGCCTCAACCGACGGACAAAGGTCTCGACGCATCATCGGGGTGGAAGCGGAGGGCATGACGGCCTGTCCCTGCGCACAGGACATGATGAGCTCTCATGCAAGGATGCTCCTTCAGGAGGCAGGCTACGACCCGGACGAGGCTGCCAAGATCGTGAGCTTGATTCCCATGCCCACCCACAACCAGCGGGCAAGGGGCACGCTTTTGGTGGGATCCGATATGTCGGTTAGGGCGGAACACCTGGTGCATATAATAGAGGCCTCCATGAGCTCGGAGACCTACGAGCTGCTGAAGAGGCCCGACGAGTTCTTCGTGGTCAACAAGGCGCATCAAAACGCGAGGTTCGCCGAGGACGTGGTAAGGCAGATGCTCTTTAACTTGGTCGAGGTTTATCCGGACCTTCCGAATGAGTCCTTCGTGCTTGCCAGGGAAGAAAGCCTTGAAAGCATACACCGTCACAACGCCTTCGCCGAAAGAAGCGGACTGCTTGGCGACATCAGGGCGGAAATTCGCGGGCAGGCCGAAAGCCATCGGCCAAACATCACCATGGAAGAATGGCTGAGCCTGTAA
- a CDS encoding DUF447 domain-containing protein: protein MIYEVIVSTLNSEGLPNWAPMGLIEQQGSYFLHVFKGSHTYENLMSRGEFVANATDDILAFCLSALGEPTLDCVPAKRVAGYVYAEACSWMEFEAVATEEDDLAGRFSCRLLYSDVRRSYRGYNRAKGSIMELLIAATRYRLYDRQFFNGLILNAKALVERTGGEREAQALAFVEGYLEEVFDEGRSR, encoded by the coding sequence ATGATATATGAGGTCATAGTTTCAACATTAAACTCCGAGGGCTTGCCAAACTGGGCTCCCATGGGCTTGATCGAGCAGCAGGGCAGCTACTTTTTGCACGTCTTTAAGGGCAGCCATACCTACGAGAACCTAATGTCACGGGGAGAGTTTGTGGCAAACGCAACGGACGACATCTTGGCCTTTTGCCTAAGTGCATTGGGCGAACCCACACTCGATTGCGTGCCTGCCAAAAGAGTGGCCGGCTACGTATATGCAGAGGCCTGCTCGTGGATGGAGTTTGAGGCCGTCGCAACTGAAGAAGACGATCTTGCCGGGCGATTTAGCTGCCGCCTCCTTTACAGCGACGTAAGGCGTTCGTATAGGGGCTATAATAGGGCTAAAGGGTCGATCATGGAGCTTTTGATAGCGGCGACGCGATATCGGCTTTACGACCGCCAATTTTTTAACGGGCTTATATTGAACGCCAAGGCTTTAGTCGAAAGGACGGGCGGAGAGAGGGAAGCGCAAGCCCTCGCATTTGTGGAAGGCTATCTTGAGGAGGTATTCGATGAAGGTCGTTCACGTTGA